Proteins encoded within one genomic window of Flavobacterium gilvum:
- a CDS encoding dihydrolipoamide acetyltransferase family protein yields the protein MARFELKLPKMGESVAEATITNWLKEVGDKIEADDAVLEIATDKVDSEVPSEVSGILVEKLFGKDDLVQVGQTIAIIETEAVEAGSPRPEVAPAIVEEILKTVEVAKETVATPISFSESDKFFSPLVKNIAKEEGITLDELQSIAGSGKEGRVTKDDILDYIKNRSLQPANAVATPTKEVETLKVVSAEAPSQAAAPASVNGADEIVEMDRMRKLISGYMVASIQTSAHVQSFIEVDVTNIVKWRDKVKNAFEKREGEKLTYTPIFMEAVAKALKDFPGMNISVEGDFIIKKKNINIGMAAALANGNLIVPVIKNADQLNLVGMAKAVNDLGNRAKANKLKPDDTQGGTYTVTNVGTFGSVFGTPIINQPQVGILALGAIRKVPAVIETPDGDFIGIRQKMFLSHSYDHRVVDGALGGSFVKRVAEYLEAFDVNRDY from the coding sequence ATGGCAAGATTTGAGTTAAAGCTTCCAAAAATGGGAGAAAGTGTTGCGGAAGCAACCATAACAAATTGGTTGAAAGAAGTTGGCGATAAAATTGAAGCGGATGATGCCGTTTTGGAAATTGCAACCGATAAAGTAGATTCTGAAGTTCCATCGGAGGTTTCAGGCATTCTTGTCGAAAAATTATTTGGTAAAGACGATTTGGTTCAGGTAGGGCAGACCATTGCTATTATTGAAACGGAGGCTGTTGAGGCTGGATCTCCACGTCCTGAAGTTGCACCTGCCATTGTTGAAGAAATTCTAAAAACAGTTGAAGTGGCCAAGGAAACTGTTGCGACGCCGATTAGTTTTAGCGAAAGCGATAAATTCTTTTCACCATTAGTAAAAAACATTGCAAAAGAAGAAGGAATAACTCTAGATGAACTTCAAAGTATTGCTGGTTCCGGAAAAGAAGGCCGTGTGACCAAAGATGATATTTTAGACTATATAAAAAATAGAAGTTTGCAGCCTGCAAATGCTGTAGCAACTCCTACAAAAGAAGTAGAAACTCTAAAAGTGGTTTCGGCGGAAGCTCCATCGCAAGCAGCTGCTCCGGCTTCGGTAAATGGAGCTGATGAAATTGTGGAAATGGACAGAATGCGCAAGCTGATTTCCGGATATATGGTGGCTTCGATTCAAACTTCGGCTCATGTGCAGTCTTTTATAGAAGTTGATGTTACGAATATTGTGAAATGGCGTGATAAAGTGAAAAATGCTTTTGAAAAACGTGAAGGTGAAAAATTGACTTATACTCCTATTTTTATGGAGGCAGTTGCCAAAGCATTGAAAGATTTTCCGGGGATGAATATTTCTGTTGAAGGTGATTTTATTATTAAAAAGAAAAATATCAATATAGGAATGGCGGCGGCTTTGGCAAACGGTAATTTAATCGTTCCGGTAATTAAAAATGCAGATCAACTGAACTTGGTAGGTATGGCAAAAGCGGTGAATGATTTAGGAAATCGCGCCAAAGCAAATAAATTAAAACCAGATGATACCCAGGGTGGGACTTACACGGTTACTAATGTGGGGACTTTTGGAAGTGTTTTTGGAACGCCTATTATTAATCAGCCACAAGTGGGGATATTGGCTTTGGGTGCGATTCGAAAAGTGCCTGCGGTTATCGAAACTCCTGACGGTGATTTTATCGGAATTCGTCAAAAAATGTTCCTGTCGCACAGTTATGATCATCGAGTGGTTGATGGTGCGCTGGGAGGTAGTTTTGTAAAAAGAGTGGCCGAATATCTTGAGGCTTTTGATGTGAACAGAGATTATTAA
- a CDS encoding glycosyltransferase family 2 protein: MQLSVIILNYNVRYFLELCLLSVESALKNIDSEIIVVDNNSQDDSCQMVKTRFPDVKLIQNNENLGFPKGNNIGVAHANGEYICILNPDTVVAEDTFVKVLTFAQKQINLGIVGVNLIDGTGDFLPESKRGIPTPWVSFTKIFNLYKLFPKASLFNKYYAGHLSENQTGEVEILVGAFMFLKKNLYEEIEGFDEDCFMYSDDIDLSYRVLQKGKINYYFHETTVLHYKGESTIKDGTYMKRFQEAMTFFYRKHFRVPFLFTVFMKVGIVFFSLIKRVQGRVKAKSVPKKYLLVSASETLRKIITPLLQKKVDFLNLKTEKEVNLSSISIEKGVQIVLDNEFVSFKECITVLEKFKNKGVTFRIVPKSAEFSIGSDSSNDRGEIVELRKK, encoded by the coding sequence ATGCAACTATCCGTTATCATCCTTAATTATAATGTTCGCTATTTTTTGGAGCTATGTCTGCTAAGTGTGGAAAGCGCTTTGAAAAACATAGATTCCGAAATTATTGTGGTAGATAATAATTCCCAAGATGATAGTTGCCAAATGGTAAAAACTCGTTTTCCAGATGTTAAACTCATTCAAAATAATGAAAATTTGGGTTTCCCAAAAGGGAATAATATTGGGGTTGCTCATGCCAATGGAGAATATATATGTATTCTAAATCCGGATACTGTTGTTGCAGAAGATACTTTTGTGAAAGTCTTGACATTTGCTCAAAAACAAATAAACCTCGGAATTGTAGGCGTGAACCTCATTGATGGAACAGGTGATTTTTTGCCAGAAAGCAAAAGAGGAATTCCAACGCCTTGGGTCTCATTTACCAAGATTTTCAATTTGTATAAATTGTTTCCAAAAGCATCTCTTTTTAACAAATATTATGCAGGGCATTTGTCTGAAAATCAAACGGGTGAAGTTGAAATATTGGTTGGTGCTTTTATGTTTCTGAAGAAAAATTTGTACGAAGAGATTGAAGGTTTTGATGAAGATTGTTTTATGTATTCAGATGATATAGATTTGTCTTATAGAGTGTTACAAAAAGGAAAAATCAATTATTATTTTCACGAAACAACCGTACTACATTATAAAGGAGAAAGTACAATTAAGGATGGAACTTATATGAAGCGTTTTCAGGAAGCGATGACGTTTTTTTATCGAAAACATTTTCGAGTCCCTTTTCTTTTCACGGTATTTATGAAAGTAGGAATAGTCTTTTTTTCTTTAATCAAAAGGGTTCAGGGCAGAGTTAAAGCCAAAAGTGTTCCAAAAAAATATTTGCTGGTATCGGCTTCCGAAACTTTACGGAAAATAATAACTCCTCTTCTTCAAAAAAAGGTGGATTTTCTTAATTTAAAAACAGAAAAAGAGGTAAATTTGTCATCAATTTCAATAGAAAAAGGGGTGCAGATTGTATTGGATAATGAGTTTGTTTCCTTCAAAGAATGTATAACTGTTCTGGAAAAGTTTAAAAATAAAGGAGTTACTTTTAGAATTGTACCAAAAAGTGCGGAATTTAGTATTGGAAGTGATTCTTCTAACGATAGAGGAGAAATTGTAGAATTAAGAAAAAAATAA
- a CDS encoding type II toxin-antitoxin system RelE/ParE family toxin produces MAYLVYWSVLSKESFNDEIDFIFLKWNLGEVSKFIELVKLVIEKLIEHPEIGIYGKEKKIYSLVISKQTRLFYRINESQNQIELVLFWNNKRNPVDLIKLL; encoded by the coding sequence ATGGCATATTTAGTTTATTGGTCTGTTTTATCGAAAGAATCATTTAATGATGAGATTGATTTTATTTTCCTTAAATGGAATCTAGGAGAAGTTTCAAAATTTATAGAATTAGTTAAATTAGTTATTGAAAAATTGATTGAGCATCCTGAAATTGGAATATATGGCAAAGAAAAGAAAATATATTCTTTAGTGATTTCAAAACAAACTAGATTATTCTATCGAATTAATGAATCCCAAAATCAAATTGAATTGGTTTTGTTTTGGAACAATAAACGAAATCCAGTTGACTTAATTAAGTTGCTATAA
- a CDS encoding BamA/TamA family outer membrane protein has translation MKYILKTIFLKNDTLKKNENQSKIAFSLMPAPDLKSAEGGLVVSFVTTFYWDENHENTKMSEVYFTPTTSFTGQYSFPIQSYIYTKDNKYNFIGDYRFMIYPQFTYGLGGNSSKDPQSEVHYQQIRFYQFISRKIIGDFRLGLGFQLDNYKNISEDSEISGPTDFYKYQEGDYSNELSSGIAFQALYDSRKNILNPNQGYYFEADYRINDRGFGSDTNWKSIYIDARKYYSFSETSHRVLATRAFYWAVFDGKPHYLDLPSVGWDRYGKTGRGFTRNRYRSNSLLYLESEYRTDITKNGFLGAVFYANYSSVSNLDTYHFDNWTPAIGTGLRIKWNKINNCNLVLDYGISKDDWTFRVALSENF, from the coding sequence ATGAAATACATTTTGAAAACCATTTTTTTGAAAAATGACACCCTAAAGAAAAATGAAAATCAAAGTAAAATAGCCTTCTCCTTAATGCCGGCCCCCGATTTGAAAAGTGCCGAAGGCGGTCTGGTCGTGTCTTTTGTGACCACGTTTTATTGGGACGAGAATCATGAAAATACCAAAATGTCCGAAGTCTATTTTACCCCAACAACCAGTTTTACAGGCCAGTATTCTTTCCCAATACAGTCCTATATATATACCAAAGACAATAAGTATAATTTTATAGGTGATTACAGGTTTATGATTTATCCGCAGTTTACTTACGGTTTGGGTGGAAATAGTTCCAAGGATCCACAATCTGAAGTACATTATCAACAAATTCGGTTTTATCAATTTATTAGTCGAAAAATAATTGGCGATTTCCGTTTGGGATTGGGTTTTCAGTTGGATAATTATAAAAATATTTCTGAGGATTCCGAAATTTCGGGGCCAACAGATTTTTATAAATATCAGGAAGGAGATTACTCAAATGAACTTTCCTCAGGTATCGCTTTTCAGGCTTTGTACGATTCCCGAAAGAATATTTTGAACCCCAATCAGGGCTATTATTTTGAGGCGGATTATCGAATTAACGACCGTGGATTTGGTAGTGATACCAATTGGAAATCAATATATATAGATGCCAGAAAGTATTATTCTTTTAGCGAAACCAGTCATAGAGTCTTAGCTACTCGTGCTTTTTATTGGGCTGTTTTTGATGGAAAACCGCATTATCTGGATTTGCCGAGTGTGGGTTGGGATCGTTATGGAAAAACCGGCAGGGGATTCACCAGAAACCGTTACCGCAGTAATTCCTTGTTGTATCTTGAATCCGAATATCGTACGGATATTACTAAAAACGGTTTTCTTGGAGCGGTTTTTTATGCTAATTATTCTTCTGTTTCCAATTTGGATACCTATCATTTTGATAATTGGACGCCGGCAATTGGAACGGGATTGCGAATAAAATGGAATAAAATCAATAATTGCAATCTGGTTCTCGATTACGGCATCAGTAAAGACGATTGGACTTTTAGGGTAGCGCTTTCGGAGAATTTTTAG
- a CDS encoding site-specific integrase, whose protein sequence is MENRTKPELVMAEVSGAFKSKKDGKLSYKKFQFSLEVSVLPQHFGIIREKRGKMGYIYDPNTIKKSERYNKLLRNKIADFEFDIEAVASHFRNQDPTAEEVKNYLFFITGRDKRKPEESFEILSFLNSHIKHLENLVGSGRKDEVKENTINSFRNLVPIVKRYQEAKSKLIFENLNEELYRDFWDVTNKLKTGEIKIDSYTPKSYGKFASNTIKAYQNYFILLCKVARKQLINIPLDLSDTNLINTVEKNNSPKTEAFLKEEDILKVMKYKPVSKNTTMAKDYIIIASLTGMRLQSMQEAKGRSIELCTNNKNVFYYLHTIQGKTSTECYTPLFSTALEMIKKNNYQFPDFTKITLANLNINIRSVLSSVGIENNSLFSTHNLRSTFVSNLSLLGVPEIIISSVTHPSKKSNISSVHIYDRRDMLDKAIMFTQEIIKINKIKSSKLYKFS, encoded by the coding sequence TTGGAAAACCGCACCAAACCTGAGCTGGTGATGGCTGAAGTGAGTGGTGCATTCAAAAGTAAAAAGGACGGAAAATTGAGTTATAAGAAGTTTCAATTCTCTTTGGAAGTGTCCGTTTTGCCCCAACATTTTGGAATTATTCGAGAAAAAAGAGGTAAAATGGGGTATATTTATGATCCAAATACCATCAAAAAATCGGAACGATATAATAAATTACTACGTAATAAAATAGCAGATTTTGAATTTGATATCGAAGCAGTTGCTTCTCATTTCAGAAATCAGGATCCTACTGCAGAGGAGGTTAAAAACTATCTTTTTTTCATTACAGGAAGAGACAAAAGAAAGCCCGAAGAAAGCTTTGAAATACTCTCTTTTTTAAATAGCCATATCAAGCATTTGGAGAATCTTGTTGGAAGTGGCCGAAAAGATGAAGTAAAAGAAAACACCATAAATTCATTTAGAAACCTTGTTCCAATTGTAAAAAGATATCAAGAGGCGAAAAGTAAATTAATATTTGAAAATCTAAATGAAGAACTCTATCGTGATTTTTGGGATGTAACCAACAAACTTAAAACAGGCGAGATAAAAATAGACAGCTACACTCCAAAATCTTATGGGAAATTTGCCTCAAATACCATTAAAGCATACCAAAATTATTTTATACTACTCTGCAAAGTCGCTAGAAAACAGCTTATAAATATTCCGTTGGATTTAAGCGATACTAACCTAATCAATACTGTAGAAAAAAACAATTCGCCCAAAACCGAAGCTTTTTTAAAGGAAGAGGACATCCTAAAAGTAATGAAATACAAACCAGTTTCAAAAAATACGACAATGGCAAAAGACTATATTATTATCGCAAGCCTTACCGGAATGAGGCTTCAATCAATGCAAGAAGCAAAAGGCAGAAGTATTGAACTTTGTACCAATAACAAAAATGTATTTTATTACCTCCATACTATTCAGGGGAAAACCTCAACTGAATGTTATACTCCCCTATTTTCAACAGCCTTGGAAATGATCAAAAAGAACAATTATCAATTTCCTGATTTCACAAAAATTACATTAGCCAATCTTAATATCAACATTAGAAGCGTACTTAGTTCGGTAGGAATAGAAAACAACAGCTTGTTCAGCACCCATAATTTAAGAAGTACTTTTGTGAGCAATCTTTCTCTGCTTGGAGTCCCAGAAATAATAATAAGCAGTGTTACACATCCATCAAAGAAAAGCAATATCAGCAGTGTACATATTTACGACAGAAGAGATATGCTGGATAAGGCTATAATGTTTACGCAGGAAATTATTAAGATAAACAAGATTAAATCTTCAAAACTTTATAAATTCTCTTAA
- a CDS encoding vWA domain-containing protein, producing the protein MKNKKTLYHFVLDKSGSMNNCRETTIDGFNKQLETIKQLQREFPEQKFEISLTIFDNDVDHIFSHSNVNGFENLTPAMYVPDGSTALLDAIGESINKIRIAHESQILNNEMSVIMVILTDGMENASREFTYHNIANTIKTLEQTEKWTFTFLGADIDAIHTSKMLNIREENVVSFNKGDMYEMMDEISNGMRHYSQSKSAGITKKDFLDFIVKKDRRK; encoded by the coding sequence ATGAAAAACAAAAAAACGCTTTACCATTTTGTATTAGACAAAAGCGGCTCAATGAACAATTGCAGAGAAACGACTATAGATGGTTTCAATAAACAATTAGAAACAATCAAACAATTGCAAAGGGAATTTCCGGAGCAAAAATTTGAAATCTCACTAACTATTTTTGATAATGATGTGGACCACATTTTTTCACATTCCAATGTAAATGGTTTTGAAAACTTAACCCCAGCAATGTATGTCCCTGATGGAAGTACTGCACTCCTCGATGCCATCGGTGAGTCAATTAACAAGATTAGAATAGCTCATGAATCTCAAATTCTAAATAATGAAATGAGTGTAATAATGGTTATTCTAACTGACGGTATGGAAAATGCAAGCAGGGAATTTACATATCACAACATTGCAAACACGATTAAAACCTTAGAACAAACGGAAAAATGGACGTTTACATTCCTGGGAGCAGATATTGATGCAATTCATACCTCAAAAATGCTGAATATACGTGAAGAAAATGTAGTATCGTTTAACAAAGGGGATATGTATGAAATGATGGATGAAATAAGTAATGGTATGCGTCATTATTCACAGAGCAAATCAGCCGGTATAACAAAAAAAGATTTTTTAGATTTTATTGTGAAAAAGGATCGTAGGAAATAA
- a CDS encoding tetratricopeptide repeat protein, translating to MKRFFFLIALLIAIFCNAQTNNFEQGLKAFNEKDYEKSLTYFGLEINDNPKNGIALFYRATIYYFQDKKFYALKDINNAIINISPKEKERLAGAYMFRGRIYKDFENYDKTFEDYSSAVGISPNDPDIYISRAKIYFELEQYSKAEADYKQALKIDESLVKAYAGLGRNYIYQKNYTEAEKVLSTCIKLNPEYSEGYYFKALAYYEQNKYGKAIEEIFKAVLLGEEGRLYSDLFVEYSAKNYALSLSIVNAQINSQPENAKWYYTRAQLLENKNNFKEAINDYSKLIKLYDNNIALKAEILEDRASCYSSAGMYEQSIKDYSQAISIDSTDAFNFSLRGDVKRLMGDFSGAKEDFTKAIKILPNEAWFYYQRGWIEEAFLKDYEAGLNDYTDAISINNGFTYAYLMRGRLYGSKLNNPIKAKEDFNHIFTIETNFDDQGNNCSQYALFHLGRNKEAIALMNKILEKYPTAGNYYDATCLYSLMNKPKDALEMLKLTLKNGYRNFNGLATDDYVENIRNLPEFKNLIAEWKNTFDE from the coding sequence ATGAAAAGATTTTTTTTTCTAATAGCATTACTCATAGCAATATTTTGTAATGCTCAGACCAATAATTTTGAGCAAGGTCTAAAAGCGTTTAATGAAAAAGATTATGAAAAATCACTTACCTATTTTGGCCTTGAAATTAATGATAATCCTAAAAACGGCATAGCTTTGTTCTATAGAGCAACAATATATTATTTTCAGGACAAAAAATTCTATGCATTAAAGGATATAAATAACGCAATTATAAATATATCTCCAAAAGAAAAAGAGAGGCTAGCTGGAGCATATATGTTTAGGGGCCGTATCTATAAAGATTTTGAGAATTATGATAAAACTTTTGAAGATTATTCAAGTGCAGTAGGAATATCTCCAAATGACCCAGATATTTACATTTCCCGTGCTAAAATATATTTTGAATTGGAACAATATTCAAAAGCGGAAGCTGACTATAAGCAAGCACTCAAAATAGATGAATCTCTTGTAAAAGCGTATGCTGGATTGGGGAGAAATTATATATATCAAAAAAATTATACTGAAGCGGAAAAAGTGTTAAGCACATGCATTAAACTTAACCCTGAATACTCTGAAGGTTATTATTTTAAAGCATTAGCATATTATGAGCAAAATAAATATGGTAAAGCAATCGAAGAAATATTTAAAGCCGTTTTATTGGGTGAAGAGGGTAGACTATATAGTGATTTGTTTGTCGAGTACTCTGCGAAAAACTATGCACTATCTCTTTCAATAGTTAATGCCCAAATCAATAGTCAACCTGAAAATGCCAAATGGTATTATACAAGAGCACAATTATTGGAAAACAAAAATAATTTTAAGGAAGCTATTAATGATTATTCCAAGTTAATAAAACTTTATGACAATAATATTGCTTTAAAAGCAGAAATATTAGAAGATAGAGCAAGTTGCTATTCAAGTGCTGGAATGTATGAGCAATCAATAAAGGATTACTCCCAAGCTATCTCAATAGACTCTACCGATGCTTTTAATTTTAGTTTAAGGGGTGATGTTAAACGTTTAATGGGGGATTTTAGTGGTGCAAAAGAAGATTTTACAAAAGCAATAAAAATTCTGCCCAACGAAGCATGGTTTTATTATCAAAGAGGTTGGATAGAAGAAGCGTTTTTAAAAGACTATGAAGCGGGCTTGAATGATTATACAGATGCAATTTCAATAAATAATGGATTTACTTACGCATATTTAATGAGAGGTCGTTTATATGGATCCAAACTAAACAATCCCATAAAAGCCAAAGAGGATTTTAATCACATTTTTACAATTGAAACCAATTTTGATGACCAAGGTAATAATTGTAGTCAATATGCTCTTTTTCATTTGGGGCGCAATAAAGAAGCAATCGCTTTGATGAATAAGATATTAGAAAAATATCCTACAGCCGGAAATTATTATGATGCAACATGTTTGTATTCTTTAATGAATAAGCCAAAAGATGCATTAGAAATGCTGAAGCTTACACTAAAAAATGGATATAGAAACTTTAATGGTCTAGCCACTGATGATTATGTTGAGAATATTCGAAATCTTCCAGAATTTAAAAATCTGATTGCAGAATGGAAGAATACTTTTGATGAATAG
- a CDS encoding Fic family protein codes for MENNIPIHLQEVIFASSDIAISKQLGKLEKKGEIKKIAPRIYTSNFNESADVIIRRNIFAILGKLYPGSVLSHRSALEFKPTSANQIFVTYTYTKKIELPGITIRFLEGLPAIEGDNPFSGELFVSQQERAFLENLQSSRQVGPTSKTITLPEIESKLEQIVQVKGEGGLNQFRDKAREIAEKLGMQSEFEKLNKLIGALLTTKPSKILKSPLAVARALGNPYDKHRLELFEKLFIELQQNPYKDSRDINREISSFRNFAFFEAYFSNYIEGTIFEIEEAKSIIQTETPIPNRDEDSHDILGTYRLVSNQKEMSTTPSNPDELLDILQYRHQILLGARASKKPGQFKDKNNRAGETHFVDHNLVRGTLIKGFDYYQALKEPFAKSAYIMFMISEIHPFLDGNGRIARVMMNAELVKANQTRIIIPTVYRDDYLGALRRLTRNDDPAVYIRMLQRAQEFSATLTANNMNALENHLKLCNAFKEHDEAKLKIITNIL; via the coding sequence ATGGAAAATAATATCCCAATTCATCTTCAGGAAGTAATATTCGCATCTAGTGATATAGCAATAAGCAAACAATTAGGGAAACTGGAAAAAAAGGGGGAAATAAAAAAAATTGCTCCTCGTATATATACTTCCAACTTCAATGAGTCAGCGGATGTAATTATCAGAAGAAATATTTTTGCCATTTTAGGAAAACTCTATCCAGGCTCAGTATTAAGCCATCGCTCTGCATTGGAATTCAAACCAACATCTGCAAATCAAATATTTGTAACCTATACCTATACAAAAAAAATTGAACTTCCAGGAATAACCATCCGCTTTCTGGAAGGACTACCTGCAATAGAGGGAGATAATCCATTTTCGGGCGAATTATTTGTTTCGCAACAAGAAAGAGCCTTTTTAGAAAATCTACAATCTTCACGTCAAGTAGGACCAACTTCAAAAACCATTACGTTACCCGAAATAGAAAGCAAGTTAGAACAAATAGTGCAAGTAAAAGGAGAAGGAGGTCTAAATCAATTCAGAGACAAAGCTAGAGAAATTGCCGAAAAATTAGGAATGCAATCGGAGTTTGAAAAGCTCAATAAATTAATTGGTGCTTTGCTAACAACAAAACCTTCAAAAATTCTAAAATCCCCATTGGCAGTTGCCAGAGCTTTAGGTAATCCTTATGACAAACACCGCTTAGAATTATTCGAAAAACTTTTTATAGAACTCCAACAGAACCCCTATAAAGATAGTCGGGATATAAATAGAGAAATCAGTTCTTTTAGAAATTTTGCATTCTTTGAAGCTTATTTTTCAAACTACATTGAAGGAACGATTTTCGAAATTGAAGAAGCTAAAAGTATCATTCAAACTGAAACTCCAATACCGAACCGTGATGAGGATTCGCACGACATATTAGGAACGTATAGATTAGTGAGTAATCAAAAGGAAATGAGTACAACGCCATCAAATCCGGATGAATTGCTGGACATATTGCAATATAGGCATCAAATACTTTTAGGAGCTAGAGCCTCCAAAAAACCTGGACAATTTAAAGACAAAAATAATCGTGCAGGTGAAACTCATTTTGTTGACCATAATTTGGTTAGAGGGACTTTAATAAAAGGATTTGATTATTATCAAGCCTTAAAAGAGCCCTTTGCAAAATCGGCTTATATCATGTTTATGATTAGTGAAATACATCCTTTCTTAGATGGTAACGGAAGAATTGCAAGAGTAATGATGAATGCAGAATTGGTAAAAGCAAATCAAACACGTATCATAATTCCAACAGTTTACCGCGATGACTATTTGGGAGCTTTAAGGAGGCTAACACGAAATGATGATCCGGCGGTCTATATAAGAATGTTACAAAGAGCGCAAGAATTCAGTGCAACATTAACAGCAAATAATATGAATGCATTAGAAAATCATTTGAAACTATGTAATGCATTTAAGGAACATGATGAAGCTAAACTGAAAATAATAACCAATATATTGTAA
- the istA gene encoding IS21 family transposase: protein MANKITDMSKIRKVIKFYCDGKSKLFISSYLSLSRNTVKKYISLFEVLGLNFEFIDKKTDAELELLFSQTTVESISPKLQTLHNYFPKMERELKKVGVTIQHMWEQYAAINPDGYRSSQFAHYYKVWSKQVNPVMHMNHKSGDKMYVDYAGKTLSIIDSDTGEIKEVQFFVAILGASQYTYAEASMSQQKEDFVTSVENAMRFFEGTPAAIVPDNLKSAVIKSSRFEPTINETLADLAEHYETTILPTRAYKPRDKSLVEGAVKILYRRIYVTLKETKFFSLEELNQQIWDLLDIHNNRKLTGRPYSRKELFVEDEKQKLRPLPQERFEIKYQSFATVMQNGHVQLSQDKNYYSVPYQYVKKKTKLLYTRSTVEIYYKYNRIAVHQRNYKPYVYTTTPEHLASSHQFVAQWSAARFIDWAGSIDESVGEYIMQIIESRNHPEQAYKSCLGILNFEKKVGKQRLINACKRALDFRIYNFKTIQNILENNLDRIDLEQEPEHELPNHGNIRGKQYYN, encoded by the coding sequence ATGGCAAACAAAATAACAGACATGAGTAAAATTAGAAAAGTAATTAAATTCTATTGTGATGGAAAAAGTAAGTTATTTATAAGTAGCTACTTATCCCTTTCTAGGAATACGGTAAAGAAGTATATTTCTTTATTTGAAGTTCTCGGATTAAACTTTGAATTTATTGATAAAAAAACAGATGCTGAACTAGAACTTTTGTTTTCACAGACTACTGTGGAATCAATTAGTCCCAAATTACAAACACTCCATAATTATTTTCCTAAAATGGAGCGTGAGCTAAAAAAAGTTGGCGTTACCATACAACATATGTGGGAACAATATGCTGCCATAAACCCTGATGGTTACAGGAGTTCTCAATTTGCTCATTATTACAAAGTATGGAGTAAACAAGTCAATCCAGTGATGCATATGAATCATAAATCCGGTGATAAAATGTATGTTGATTATGCTGGAAAAACACTATCCATTATTGATAGCGACACTGGAGAAATCAAAGAAGTACAATTCTTTGTGGCTATATTAGGGGCTAGTCAATACACCTATGCTGAAGCTTCTATGAGCCAGCAAAAGGAAGATTTTGTTACTTCTGTAGAAAATGCCATGCGCTTTTTTGAAGGCACTCCTGCAGCAATTGTTCCAGATAATTTAAAATCTGCAGTAATAAAAAGCAGTCGTTTTGAGCCAACAATTAATGAAACTTTAGCCGACTTAGCGGAACATTACGAAACTACAATCTTGCCAACTAGAGCTTATAAACCTAGAGATAAGTCATTAGTTGAAGGGGCTGTAAAGATATTATACAGAAGAATTTATGTAACACTAAAAGAAACCAAATTCTTTTCTCTAGAAGAATTAAACCAACAGATATGGGATTTATTAGACATTCATAATAATCGAAAACTAACAGGTCGTCCTTACTCACGAAAAGAATTGTTTGTAGAAGATGAGAAACAAAAACTGCGTCCACTACCACAAGAACGCTTTGAAATCAAATATCAATCCTTTGCAACGGTAATGCAAAATGGTCATGTCCAATTAAGTCAAGACAAAAATTATTACAGCGTTCCGTATCAATATGTAAAGAAAAAAACGAAACTCTTGTACACAAGATCAACCGTAGAGATCTATTATAAATACAATCGAATAGCGGTTCATCAGCGAAATTACAAACCTTATGTCTATACCACAACTCCAGAACATTTAGCCAGTTCACATCAGTTTGTAGCTCAGTGGAGTGCTGCTCGATTCATTGATTGGGCAGGTAGTATTGATGAGTCAGTAGGAGAATATATTATGCAGATAATCGAAAGCAGAAACCATCCTGAACAGGCTTATAAAAGTTGTTTAGGAATACTAAACTTTGAAAAAAAGGTTGGTAAGCAGCGATTAATAAATGCCTGTAAACGAGCGCTTGACTTTAGAATTTACAATTTTAAGACCATCCAAAATATTTTAGAAAACAACTTAGATCGTATTGATTTAGAACAGGAACCTGAGCATGAACTTCCGAACCACGGAAACATAAGAGGCAAACAGTATTATAATTAA